Below is a window of Arabidopsis thaliana chromosome 2, partial sequence DNA.
GTGAACAATGTAGAGAAATgatgtataatatataagtaGGTAGAGAAGGTGTCCTTTTATATACACGATTGGTCagtttacaaattaatatggTCATTTTTTAACTTATACTATGTGTGTGcatgaataaaaaagaaccagatttttttctttttcttaagtaGTATATTGATTTGTGAGTTTTATATTAGTCTTGATCTTAATGTACATGATAGACATGCAGTTAGACACGAGTATAGGACGATATTTTAACATTATTAGTGTCAGTTTACTAATAATGGCTAATACTGAACCATGTTCTCGCCATTACTATACAAACTTCACCTATATaggctatatatatatagatagctTTTTTAGTccaaaacatgtatataaattGTAGAAGATATGAAAGTCAATGAGAGGTTCTTCAGATCTTGTAGAGATCTCATCTCGGACGAATCACTTAATTAAGAAGGCACGTCTCTCAACACACCTCTCATAAATTTTTCTCATCGAGAGTCGTTCGTTGACGATcttaactgatttttttttccaaattagtatattgatttgtgttttggtattagtcttgattttaatgtttatgaTAGACACGAGTATAGAACAACTATACAAACAATAATCCAAAACAAACGTTTAGCAGTGACAATAAAAGCTAAACGTTTAGCAGAGATGAGACCGCAAGTTAATGGCCGGTTCgcaaagagagaaattgaaaCCGAGGACCAAGGGTTCAACACGATGCTAATGTACAACACATGATATCGAGTTGTTCCTTCTTTCTGATACTCCTATGgctaaaaaatataactagaaTGCAAGCTTACTTTTAGTTTGGAACTTTGGATGATTGATTATTTCGTATTTCCGTTGGACCAAGTTTCTTCAGAAAAATGGTGCAATTGTGCTATTTATTTGGTTACAAATTATCTTGTTATAGTTAATGTTTGTAATTTAGGAAGTTTGTAATTTATGAACATTGTTTTGTGATTATATTTTTCcgtcatatatatatatatatatatatattattttatataagttttaaaaaaattaacagaGTTTAGatgaatatatagaaaattttagATGAACATGTATGAAAATCAATACATATAAataccccaaaaaaaaacaaaaaaaaactcaagtaTAAAAGTTCCGGTATCCACAGGCCCAGTAtctatcgtttttttttttcaggtcTACCTACTATTAAATCCGATAcacatcagttttttttttaatttgggcTTCTGGTGGGCGGGCTCAATTCAGATTCGGGCTGGGCTGGGTTTTTTTACCAACTCAACATCTTCAACTAAACAATTACACATcggttttcttctcttctctctcacacgtcgattttgttctctctcgGCGACGAAGCTCTCTCTCGACTCCTACTTCTGGTAAGTTCTATTAGAATAGGAATCCGTTGATTAGAATAAGTTCTCTCTGAAATTTTCGTTCATGTGATAGTCTCGTCGATTTTGTTCTCTCAGTGTTGATGCAACTTCATCGCtttgttctttgctattcTTTTAATTGTGATTCTGCATATGCTTCCTTTGATTTCAGCTTGTGGGTTTGTCCAAATTTCACTTGTTTGCTATTTTCTCTCTCCCTTCCTTTGATGCCAACCatgtgtttgatgaaatgccTCACAGAATATGtagagtttgtttttggtagagCTTGTAATTACTTGTGtctgtttatttttggatatatgCTGCTTGGTGTTTATGTATGGAGCTAAGTGTGTGTTCTCTAATGTTTATAAACGTTAATTCAAGAGATACAATCTAATCGGGAGCATTACAGATACAAGCTAATAATTATTGATACTGGATTTTAGATACTCTCTGTACTACTTGTTGATTCCGTGTCTGTGTTGGTTATGAAAGCTCTCACTTGTGATGAGATATTAGAGATcaagtttctgttttcttgtgaatcttagatgaatttgtttattaCTTGTGTCTTGATACTTTGTTTGTCGAATTATCTCTGTTCAAAAAAGCTTTGCTTCGTTTAGCAGCATTATTAAGCTCAGAATTCAAGCTTTGGTTGCTTTAGTTTAATTTGCTTCTAAATAAACTCGAGATACTTATTGTCTGTCTCTTGCTAGAAATAGGTTTGttgtattttatatgaattaaAATACGAAATAAGGTGATATCTTGATAGAAACAGGTTCGTTGTGTTTTATATgaattgaaaatcaaataaggGTTTTGGGTATGCGTAGGTTTGATGATCTGTTTGGTTGAATTCAAATTTTGCTGCTTGAGcattgtttctttgttagagggaacattgttttttatagATGTTCTTCATTATGTACTAAATTCTCTGCTGTATTACTTTCCATCCTCATTAACTGATTCGTCTTATTATTTCATGTGCAGTGGATcacatcttttgttttctggagAAAAAAGGCTCGTCGAAGCAAGTAAGTGAACAGTCATGAACTCGGCAAGCGTTTCCGGTGAATCCTCTCTCTCCGATATGATTCAGACAGTTCATTTTTCCTCTGGAAACCCTAGAATCGGCGAGACTCGCGGTGTCATGCATCTAATTTCCGACAATGCTGtttcgtcatcttcttcttcctcctcctcgaATCTCCCTGTAATATTCCTCTCCTCTATGATTCATTCTTCCGCTTGATTGCatcgatttctttttttcactggaattatatgtttgaatctggaataattttgttttagattggAAGGAACCCTCTCGTTTGCGTTCTTGGGGTGCCCAACCACATGACATATGCAGATTTTTGCCAGTTCTGCGGCTCCTTCATTCAGCACATACTGGATATGCGAACCGTCAGGTAAAAGAAATTTCAGATTCTCTTACTGACACGGTAGAGATCATTCGTTTGCTCGATTATGAAATCCTTCTAGTTCTGGTAGGATAGGAGACTAAAGACATTGATAAATTTATCATCAAAAGCTATGTTCTATTTCGTTCTGAAATGTATACTTTGAATGGGGAGATGATTAATTAGTTTGCTTCTGGCTTTTGATCTTCACAGGAATGATGACATTGAAAATAGATACAGCATTTTGATAAGGTTTGATAGTCAGGAATCTACCGATACATTCTTCCAGCATTTCAGAGGGAAACAGTTCAACTCTCTGGACGtatggttttgtttgagtCAACCTATGTCAGATGTATATTTACGTTGAACTGTATCTTGGTAATTGATTAGCTGCTTGCCAACTCTGTGCAGGAAGATGTCTGTCGCCTGCTTTTTGCTCTTGATGTTCAGTTTACCGGTTATAGTGGATCCATTGACCATACACAGCCTTCTGCTGCTGGCCCAATAGAGCAACCTACTTGCCCAGTGTGTCTTGGTAAATTCTTAACCtgaattattaaaatatatgcaGAAATATGGCTTAGTCTAGCTCTAGAAAGTGTAGGCATAGGTATTGATATTAAGATTGACAGTATCTCTGGTGTCATATATTGACTATGTTTGGTCGGTATATTAATATATGCTCATGTTTCAGAGAGATTGGACCAAGACACAGGTGGCATTCTCACAACCATGTGCAATCATTCCTTCCATTGCTCATGTATTTCTAATTGgccagattcttcttgccCAGTAAGATTCTTGTCATTTTCATGCtctttcaaagaaaatattcagtttttctttacATATCTTTATGGgtgttgttttttattttcaggtTTGTCGATATTGCCAACAGCAACCTGAAAATTCAGTATGTTGTGTTTGCCAAACAACGGAGAATCTCTGGATGTGTGTTATCTGTGGGGTTGTTGGCTGCGGAAGGTATGTACTGCATTTCCTGCAATTAGCATTAGAGACATGTCTCCTTCTCATCTGTCCCAGGTTAACCATTTCTCTTTGTTAAATACTTATGGTAGGTACAAGGAAGGACATGCCAGAAGGCACTGGGAGGAGACAGAGCATTGCTATTCACTTGAGCTTGAAACACAACGTGTTTGGGATTATGCTGGTGACAATTATGTTCACCGGCTTATTCAATCCAAAACTGATGGCAAGCTAGTGGAGTTGAATTCTCATGGAAGTCTGAGCAAGGATGGTTGTGGAAGCTGTGAATATTCTGACAGTGGAATGACTGATGCTCTCCTGAACAGCAAAGTGGACATGGTAGTGCTTcagtttcatattttcataatcCTCGTGTTCAATTTTTGTGTCGACCTGATCACTTTTGTCAAATTTCAGCAACATTCTTAAGTAAATTTAGTGCCTcatcgtttttcttttccaaaacacAGATCATTAGTGAGTACAACGAACTTCTCCAGGCACAACTAGAGAATCAAAAACAAGTAAGCACCTACCCTGTCCTGTTAGCCTTTTGTTGTCTCGATAACTACCA
It encodes the following:
- a CDS encoding uncharacterized protein (unknown protein; Has 0 Blast hits to 0 proteins in 0 species (source: NCBI BLink).), producing MAGSQREKLKPRTKGSTRC
- the BRIZ2 gene encoding zinc finger (C3HC4-type RING finger) family protein (BRAP2 RING ZnF UBP domain-containing protein 2 (BRIZ2); FUNCTIONS IN: catalytic activity, zinc ion binding; LOCATED IN: chloroplast; EXPRESSED IN: 10 plant structures; EXPRESSED DURING: 4 anthesis, F mature embryo stage, petal differentiation and expansion stage, E expanded cotyledon stage, D bilateral stage; CONTAINS InterPro DOMAIN/s: BRCA1-associated 2 (InterPro:IPR011422), Zinc finger, UBP-type (InterPro:IPR001607), Zinc finger, RING-type (InterPro:IPR001841); BEST Arabidopsis thaliana protein match is: zinc finger (ubiquitin-hydrolase) domain-containing protein (TAIR:AT2G42160.1); Has 35333 Blast hits to 34131 proteins in 2444 species: Archae - 798; Bacteria - 22429; Metazoa - 974; Fungi - 991; Plants - 531; Viruses - 0; Other Eukaryotes - 9610 (source: NCBI BLink).), which codes for MNSASVSGESSLSDMIQTVHFSSGNPRIGETRGVMHLISDNAVSSSSSSSSSNLPIGRNPLVCVLGVPNHMTYADFCQFCGSFIQHILDMRTVRNDDIENRYSILIRFDSQESTDTFFQHFRGKQFNSLDEDVCRLLFALDVQFTGYSGSIDHTQPSAAGPIEQPTCPVCLERLDQDTGGILTTMCNHSFHCSCISNWPDSSCPVCRYCQQQPENSVCCVCQTTENLWMCVICGVVGCGRYKEGHARRHWEETEHCYSLELETQRVWDYAGDNYVHRLIQSKTDGKLVELNSHGSLSKDGCGSCEYSDSGMTDALLNSKVDMIISEYNELLQAQLENQKQYFEKLLQNVKEETEQKISEAASKAISQRLQKLQTRFDRCVKEKQFLEDLNENLVKNKDVWSTKITEMKEREKKAVRAKDEKIQGLEEQLGNLMAQMDGESEVSETKEVQDATVSTTNTSSSGAGNVIHANKKKSNRRKG
- the BRIZ2 gene encoding zinc finger (C3HC4-type RING finger) family protein (BRAP2 RING ZnF UBP domain-containing protein 2 (BRIZ2); FUNCTIONS IN: catalytic activity, zinc ion binding; LOCATED IN: chloroplast; EXPRESSED IN: 10 plant structures; EXPRESSED DURING: 4 anthesis, F mature embryo stage, petal differentiation and expansion stage, E expanded cotyledon stage, D bilateral stage; CONTAINS InterPro DOMAIN/s: BRCA1-associated 2 (InterPro:IPR011422), Zinc finger, UBP-type (InterPro:IPR001607), Zinc finger, RING-type (InterPro:IPR001841); BEST Arabidopsis thaliana protein match is: zinc finger (ubiquitin-hydrolase) domain-containing protein (TAIR:AT2G42160.1); Has 35333 Blast hits to 34131 proteins in 2444 species: Archae - 798; Bacteria - 22429; Metazoa - 974; Fungi - 991; Plants - 531; Viruses - 0; Other Eukaryotes - 9610 (source: NCBI BLink).) — protein: MNSASVSGESSLSDMIQTVHFSSGNPRIGETRGVMHLISDNAVSSSSSSSSSNLPIGRNPLVCVLGVPNHMTYADFCQFCGSFIQHILDMRTVRNDDIENRYSILIRFDSQESTDTFFQHFRGKQFNSLDEDVCRLLFALDVQFTGYSGSIDHTQPSAAGPIEQPTCPVCLERLDQDTGGILTTMCNHSFHCSCISNWPDSSCPVCRYCQQQPENSVCCVCQTTENLWMCVICGVVGCGRYKEGHARRHWEETEHCYSLELETQRVWDYAGDNYVHRLIQSKTDGKLVELNSHGSLSKDGCGSCEYSDSGMTDALLNSKVDMYFEKLLQNVKEETEQKISEAASKAISQRLQKLQTRFDRCVKEKQFLEDLNENLVKNKDVWSTKITEMKEREKKAVRAKDEKIQGLEEQLGNLMAQMDGESEVSETKEVQDATVSTTNTSSSGAGNVIHANKKKSNRRKG